Below is a window of Phoenix dactylifera cultivar Barhee BC4 chromosome 7, palm_55x_up_171113_PBpolish2nd_filt_p, whole genome shotgun sequence DNA.
aaaaataaaaatgaagtaaTTTCTGAAGAAAGgttttttcattaaatatggaaatcatattcttatgaaaatataacttttccgtctctctcctttaaaaactccaacaAAACAAGAGACATCTCGTTACTTTTTTGTTGACCACACCTtcttccgcgaaccaaacgagtgcTTAGTTCTTTAAATGTACTTCTAGTGGAACGTAGAAAGTAAGCTAAAAGGCTATAAGAATGCAGATCATGCTAAAGAAGACATCAAATccgttatcatataattaaacCACGGTAACCAGAATTACATCATTATTTTCGTCCATATTTAATCTACCAAATTTTCATTAAAGACTCGTTATCTTCAACGTCGAGTCTTGTTCCACGCACATACGACATACATGCACTAGTAAAAAAGTACACCGGCATCAACGGAAGGGCTACTTACAGCGGACCAAAAGAAGAAATTTCTCTACCATTTCATTTTTATTCCAGTACAAACATTATCCATTTATTTGCCAAAGAGGGATTTGATCCACCAGATGCCCTTGGTGTCCTTGGGACCTGCCTCTGCCTCTGGAGGAGGGTCTGCTTGTGGTGTCTTGTGGAGTTTCTTCACATCATACCCTTCTTTCTCGGCCTTCTCCACCAAGAGGTTGTACACCTCGTCATCCATGCGGGTCTGCCTACATAGTATCTGTCAACACAACCAAAACACTGATAAAAATCCTGGCTAAACGAGAGATCGGATCTCTCGAAACCGGAGAAACGAAGCAAAATGGAAGGAAAGCACCAACTTTGTTGAGAAGAAACAGCAACATACCCAGAGGTACTTCCTGGAGGGCTCGCCGACGAGGGCGTACTGGTAGCCGTCATCGATGTAGAGGACCCAGTAGTTGCCGGTCACCGGAATTATAGGAAAGAAGGGCGGCACGTAGAACTTGACCTTGAGCTTGGCCTCGTCGCTGTTCGGGTTCGCTTTGTAGGCCGTCCCCTCGATGGAGTCGCGCTTGCCGTTGCTCCACGTCTCGTTCAGGACGTTGACGGTGCCGTCCGGGTTGAGCGTGTAGGTGGCCCGCGTGTTCTCCCCGTTCTTGGGctgaaagaaagaagggaacGACGCGATCTCGTACCACCGCCCCATGTACCGCTCGACGTCCAGGCCCTTCACCACCGTCATCGCCTTCGTCGCCGCCGGCGCCAttagcttttattttcttttaacgAGGGTTTATGGCGTGAGGTTTTGAGAAAGGAATAGGAAGCTTGGAGGGGGTTGGGTCGAAAGGAAAAAGGGGGCTTTTATCGAAGGTGGGAAGAGGTGGATGTGGATAAGGAAGGGGGAAGGAGGGACACGTGGCGGATCTCCAGCGCCACGTTTCCATTTCTATGGGCTCCGTGGTTTAAGGGAGTTTCTAGACCTCCCCAGCCAATAACGCCGACATAAAGAGCCGTGCCTGTGAAACGATGAGAAGAATGATAAACGGGTTCCGGTTACTTTTCCGTGAGCTTACCACTGCCCCAGGTACCTATTGTGAATAATAataattcttcttcttcttctatttcTCCTAtaaaaacggcaattcatatagttCTAACTTGAATACATCTaaccatattaaaataaaataaagagtaCAAAATAGGAGGAATATCTCCTACAGATGTCCAAATGACCTTTCCGGAGTGCCGAGCAGCAaatgaggcgacccagtctgctgcactgttcgcctcccgaaaaACATGTAAAGCCTGGAAAACACTCGGCTCATGAGCCAATCTCCGAATCTCACGGATAAGAGGATGACCATGTCCATATCTGTCCACTCCCCGAATCTACTCTATCACCACAGAGGAGTCTCCCTCAAGGCATATATGCTCGCATGGagtacccgcctcgcatagAATATCCCCTCCCAGGCTGCCCGCAGCTCCGCACCGACTACAGTAAGTTCCGGCGCGCGGCAACCACCGGCTACTATCAAACTGCCGAGATGGTCTCTGATAACAAAGTCAACTCCTCCTGACACCTCGTCCTCCGACATactaccatcgaagttcactttgagatgaccaaggggtgggggtacccaagagatTAGGGCAAACCTGGGCGCTGTGACAGCAGAAagagtaccccagatgtccctggccatcTCAGAAGAGAACCTAATGGTAGTAGTAGAAACCTCCCTGGCAAGACGCATggctctgtccaccaccatccGCGGGGGTAACCGCCTACCCTCAAATATACCTGCATTCCTGTCCAGCCAGATAGAATGAGCCAAATATGCCCACCGGATTCCGGCCTCAACAGTGCTGGGCCGCCGCATGGCCACTTTCAACTAATGAATCAAATCCtatgtcgactcgactgaatgaGGCAGCAATGTGGGCGATCGGCTCCAAATGCCCCTAGCTCTGGGGCACTGCAGAAGGATATGATCAATCGTCTCCTCAGTCTCCGTACACTCATCACAACATTGAGTGTTCCTCACCCTTGGAATTTTCTCCTTCAAAGTTGggactttcttttttctttttttttctttttttttttttttttttttttttttttttttgcttaggcggaaaggcaagagGGGGGTGAGGAGAAAGTTGAACTTTCTCGGTAACGGTGGTTTTGAACTTTCCATGGCTGTTTGGACGTTGGTTGATTCCTACCGCAAGTGTGAGTTAGTCTCCACCGTTCCCTAAGCGAATGCTTCGGTTGCTTGGGAGCGGTATAACGAGAGGGAAAGGGCTGAAAGGATCGAGTTGCTTGCCCATGAAGGCAATCGTGGGGGGTCCGGGGAAGGTTCTGGATGTCTCTCGACTCTCGGTGGCAATTTCTTCGCCCCA
It encodes the following:
- the LOC103710410 gene encoding temperature-induced lipocalin-1, producing MAPAATKAMTVVKGLDVERYMGRWYEIASFPSFFQPKNGENTRATYTLNPDGTVNVLNETWSNGKRDSIEGTAYKANPNSDEAKLKVKFYVPPFFPIIPVTGNYWVLYIDDGYQYALVGEPSRKYLWILCRQTRMDDEVYNLLVEKAEKEGYDVKKLHKTPQADPPPEAEAGPKDTKGIWWIKSLFGK